Below is a window of Coregonus clupeaformis isolate EN_2021a chromosome 15, ASM2061545v1, whole genome shotgun sequence DNA.
CGGGGCAAACCTTTACTCAGGATTGGCAGGTAGGTGTCCTGGACCAGCCCGTACACCTCCAACGTCTGCAGCTCTGGGAACTTCTCAAAGTCACTGAAATAAACAATAGgcttaaaacaacaaaaaaaggagAGAAATTGGCAGCTAAGGAAAGCAACAAGACTACTAAAGCATTCATATTATCACTTGAGAGTTTGTCTGTCACTTACGCTAAGGCAGCAGGGTGAATCTGGTAGCAGCGGCTCAATGCTAAGTGTCTAAGAGACTGCAGCTGCTGGAGGATGGGGAAACTGGAGGTCGTCATCAGAACACTGTCACTGTAACACaaatacacagacaagttatcaTAATGAGATTATGGTACGAAGAAACAGTAGTTGTACAGTATCCATGTCAAATAATGTCATAGTCAAAGCAATCATGTGGATCCACATTTCAGCCCAGCTCAGGAGATACAGTATGAACTCACCTTAAATCCAGATTTACGAGGTTAGGACATCTCTCCACCAAGTCTTTCACATCTGAAAAGAGGCCATTGGTAAATTTAACTCATCATCAGTATAGAGATATTCAAACAGTCAATACAAATATGGGCTGAGGGAAAATGTTCAATGCCATAGGTTTTCCTCACCTTCCATAGTAAGGTTCTGTCTGTAGCCACTGAGGTTGAGCTGGGTGATATTGGAGGGGATGTTACTTACAACAGCCTTCACATGATCAGTGCTGAAGTCACAACACGACAAGTTCAGCTCTTCAAGCCTTGGTATAGGAATGGAAAAAGGGAAAGCAACAAAGTTCTGCATTAGTTTACCAATGCACAGATCATGGTTTAAACAGCGAGTTAATTACATAGATTATGCTATCATTCAGAAATACTTAGAACTTCAAACACATTCAAAATCATCAAATAAAACAGAATTAGAAATTGAGAGACTAAGCTTACCGTGAGCAGGATTTGAGAATCTCACTAAGCGAGTCAGGGGAGAAGCCAGAGCAGCCACACAGGTTGAGCCGTACCAGCTCAGTATTCTGAGATAGGGACCTGATGGGTAGAGTAAGACTGTTAAGAATCATTCTGAATGCTGTCTAAAATGGCTGGTAACATTTACATGACATCATTGTAAACAGAGCATTTGTCTTCTTTACTCACTGAACGATGTTGTCAGAGAGCTCCAGTCCCTCCAAGCTTAGATTCTCTAGCAGCCTGCAACGGGAGATGATGTCATCTAGAACCGGGGTTGTTACAGTGCAGCTGGACAGATCCATGTGATGGACATGCAGGTGTCTGAAATAACAGACAAAATTACATGATAAGACATACTGCACCACAACAAATAGGATTGTCTATGTTCACCTACAACAGAAACCTCTGTACCCCCATTATATGTATGAGTATGAGGACTCACTGTGTGTGGGTGAAACGTGGTTCTCCAATGCAGGTATGGGGGCAGCGCAGTCCCAGTACTCCAACCGTAAGCATCTGCCCAAGAGCTTGATCTAGCTGGGCTTTCCCTACCAGATCCACACTATGCCACAGAGACTCGTCAAACCTGCCAGGCACAAAAACATGCAGACTTAAATGACAGACTCAGATACGTTTTGCTGATCTATTTGCCAGTGTTAGGAAAAGTGAGTGTGATATCTAAGATTTTCAAGCAGAAATTCTGCAGTGTAGTATGTAAGTTGTTTACAAGTACAGTTGAATGGTCCCAGACTTACGCCAAGCGATGCCAGCGCTTGCAGACCCGGGACATCCTGAGGAGGTCCTGCAGGGGGAGGCAGGACAGGATTCCCAACAGCAACTCATCTGGGAGACTGTCCCAGGCCAAGCCTGTCATTGAAACAACATCAAACAATCAATAATTTGATCAAATAGTGACTTCCCTGAAACAGAATAATTCTTAAGAATTCCAGATAATTAGCTGTGTTTTTCTAAGCTTATTGTATTCCTCCCAACACATGGCTATACACACCTGAAAACTCCCTCCTTTTCCTTGGTCGCCTGGCAAGCACGAACTGGTTATCCTCGTTCTCTTTGCCCTTGCAGACCACTCGCTGTTTGTGAGGTGGTGACCACTGCTGAATGAGCTCGTGAGGGGTGTTCTCCGTGTCCAGACATTCTCCAAAGTATTGTCTCTTTTTCCGTTTGCTCTTCTCAGTGAGGGACAGCATGGATCCCTCCAAATTCTCATTCAGGCAGGGCAACTCCTGCAAAGCCCTGATACAAAAATAATGAGACAAACGGACAATCTTTTTGTGCATGTTGTATTACCCGAGATGTAACACCTGATGTAGCTTGCTAAAACATTGTTACACAATGTAGCTAGTTCACAATTAGCAAAGTTTAGTTAGCCAACGTTAGATAGTTCGCTCGCTAGAATGAATGCCCGCCATGTTTGCGGGCGTTCCATTTTAGTAGCTAATCTCCCCAAAAATTGCGCCATATCACACCAAAAATACACGTTTAAATAGATATGTAGCTATGCAATAAAACATTTCATTAGTGTTCCTAGCTATAAAGTTGTTTTAGCATGTAAATTATCACATTCTGATGTGCTAGCCGCCTCCTTGTGTTGAGAGCGCGCGGTTTTACCATTTTTGGTATAATCGGTATTATTTTGCTCGAACTGTACTTGTGCCCTTCTCATGAACAATAATTACTATTTTAATTTGAGCCTTGCATTGCACGACGAATCGACAATATATGCCTAGGATCTGTTGGGCAAGCTGGAACGATTCGCACTGCATTCTAGAATGCGCCCACCCCATACCACGCAATCAATATCTCCTAAATGTAGATATGGTTGTGAATTCTAGAACATACCTTTCGTGTGACATCTCCCCGAGTATTTGCTGAAATAGGCAACCCAAAAATCTGTGGTATAAATCAATAGAAAAAGTAAACAGCCAACTTTACTTCTCTGAACCCAAGAAGGGACTGTTTAAACCTCCAGCGTAATAGACCTGAGTGACTGCCCGCCCTCAGCTCTGCAGCGTTCTGTGATTGGCTCAAAACCTAAATTACTACTATTACATTTCCATAGCGCTTTTCATAGAATCTCAAAGCACTTCAACAGCAAAAACAAACATGACAGGTCAAACAATAGAGGCCAAGTCTTTGAAAGCTGCATCCTCTGAAcagagcatgtgagcggagtggagcgggagcgagcgggcggattttggacagagcgcagagcggcatttttaaaaggacggagcgtcgccctatgtcccgctccaatttctctcgctcacaccacgagtctgaagcatgctcaagcctgacctagaatccatctgtttaatttaatttgtgtcgttttatagagcgagaggagcagcagcagcagcaacaagagaaaatggttgaggaattcaaacgtttcttcactgcacgcaaaggcccaaccataacaagggagagaaaaagagagctggatgtagcatttaaaaaaagtatttacatggactatgaaccgctgagtaaaggagaacgctaagggatgcaacacttcgccagcgcagctcaaccgggctacaccccccccATGCTACAACACCGTACGGGACACGCTCATGTCACATGCCCTGGAAGAGATGGAAGCCAAACTGCAAGACCTACTGCAAAATGGTGATGGGCTCGTTCTGTCAGCGAACATTTGGACCAGTAGAAGAGGGCACAGCTTCCTTGGCATCGTGGCCAGTTTCATTGATGGGACGTTCCGGAGGCACATGGTTTTGTTGGGCTGTGAGCACATACAGGGGCACCATACCGCAGATCGTATTACCAAAAGTATGAAAGTGTACTGAAATATTGGAACGTGCAACGACGTGTGATTCGGGTCGTCACTGACAGTGCCAGCAACATGATCAAGgcgtttaacctcctccctggcactgaagaggaggcggagggtgaagtgaccgcggatgccagcagcagcgcagaacatgaagaggaggatgagggaccacctgcgccctcgcaagtccatgtggaagtgataaccactaatgtagaaactatgataaatcagtactttactgtatcaaatttacatctgagatgccccattcacatgcttcagctggcgatcaaagacgccgttaacgagcacgacaacattaataggctgttagtgaaagtcgggcacctggtgaaaagtgtacgcaagagtaCCCTGAACACAGaagaaaccgaccaattaggtgtctgccccacaaatgcctgcgccactcgatggagcagccagctggggatgattcagtcgttcatccggttgttccaaaaatacccgttatggcaaaacaaactcaagtctaatgttgctaacatcaccctgaatcaagtacggcagctgacgcaccttgtcagtgtgttgacaccactggcagacctcacagacaaaatgcagaaggagctggggaacctggggatgatcctccctgctgtcacataaataaaatccctgctcaccgatgacACTCACGCAggacttccaatgggcatcgctgcttttgcagaaacattggcaaacaacatgtcaattcgctatggaatatactatactgatgtatctctaggaagagtcttggtgcttccaaacttctttcatttaagaatgatggaggccactgtggtcttggggaccttcaatgctgcagaaatgttttggtacccttccccagatctctgcctcgacacaatcctgtctcggagctctatggacagttccttcgacctcatggcttggtttttgctctgacatgcactgtcaactgtgggaccttatatagacaggtgtggctttccaaatcatgtccaatcaattgaatttaccacaggtggactctaatccagttgtagaaacatctcaaggatgatcaattgaaacaggatgcacctgagctcaatttcgagtctcatagcaaaaggtctgaatacttatgtaaacaaggtatttcagttttaaactgtgtatacatttgcaagaatttctaaaaacctgttttcgcttagtcattttggggtattgtgtgtagattaataaaaaataataatatttaataaattttagaataaggctgtaacgtaacaaaatgtggaaaaagtcaaggggtctgaatactttccgaatacactgtataccGTGACATTCGGGGGTCTCTATTTTTTTCAAGGAATCTCTTTTGTGTGCACGCGCTTGCAGTAAAACAAATTATGTGCGGGCATACTAGTAAAGACGTAATTTAACGGTAACAACAAAACATATTACCTTTTAATTTggtatgaacacaaccagtcatgatgttttcatcttattgtcaaacaaatcaccaAAAAGTAGGCTGGCCGCACATGTTCGTCCACTCCATCCAgtcatttgatgaatggaaagagacatctgttacaacaCACCAAAttatgaatggaaagagacatctgttacaacaCACCAAAAGGTGTAATGACATTCGGCGATTGTCATTGGGTCTACACTCTTGTAGCCTAAAATAATTGATGCGTCTTGCTGACAAAATGACATTTTTTGTAGAAAGAAAAATTGGGACAACTGAAAAGAGGCTGAGATACAGGACTGTCCCGGGATGACAAGTGCAGccaaatggattaaaaaaacaacaaccatgGCAAAGAGGTGGGGGTGTTCGTTTAATTTGGAATAAGCTTAATTAACGTCTACATTTTTGTGAAAAAAACCGAACAATTACTTCGATCAAAAGAAAACTGAATAATTCTGAACACTCTCCCAAGTCCCAACTTTGGCAGGTTTCAAACTCTCGCGGGAGTTTAACATTGACataaagctggatcccttctagtcGTGACCCCTCACACTGTGGAAGCAGGGATATACTCTTAACATTCTCCAAATGTATACCTGCTTCTTTAGCTTTAGGTGGGAGACACATTTCCAGCTACCAAAATCATACAAGAGATCTGAGAGAATTATGGGCCTGACAGAAACTAAAGCAAATATTGCCGAATGGTGGTTGTCATAAATGGCACTGTCCTCAAATCATGAACATTTTGAATTTACAATGATTTGCAAGGTGCAGTACATAGACTGTATATATGAGACAACTGTGGTTGTGGAGATAAGAGGCAGTGAATGCGGAATTTCTCGCGATAATCCCTGTTGATTCCGGCCCGGTCGGTGTTGAATGATTCTGTAAAGATGGCGGTCAGTATCCGAGGCCGTCCGAGCCGAAGCATTCGGATGCGAGGTGAGACAAGAGATATTTCAGTCTGGATCAGAGATTAGCAACCCTCCGAAACACAAAGCGGAACTTTCATTGTACCTGTTAGTTGCTGTCTCCTTGCTAACCGTTAATACTTGGTGTGTATGGTTTGCTTTGACAGGTCGGAATGACAGTGGGGAGGAAAATGTACCACTCGATCTCTCCAGAGGTGGGTGAATCAGATTGGAGCTTGGAGAGTCACCATCCCCATTGAATCGAAGCTAGCTATCTTATTAGTAggatgctgctagctagctactaaatGGTCGAACATGGTAACTCCCTTTATTTACATTTAGTTAGTTAGCTACAATGCTAACTGTGTTGACAACCTGGCTAAGTAGCATAGCTAGCAGCAATTCATAACATGATCATCACGACATTGTTGTTTTGATGCATGATATTGTTTGGATATTAGCTAGTGTCATTCATTGTTTCTAGCTCACTGCCTATGGCTTGTATGCAATTCAATGCCATTGATTTTCAACTAGAGAAATGTGTCCCAGTCCCTCCCTTGATTTTTGCAGAATAGGCCCATGCCTTATTGAAGCTAAACGCCAACACACTCCTACTTTATCATAATACAAATGTTAAGGCCCTGTATTGCATTGCTTATGTTTTTGCATCATGGGAGAGTTTGTAAACAAATGATTTAGTTATAGTTTGAAATAATGTAGCTACTGCATAAAAAGTAGGCAGACTGACCTCAAGTCTAGGATAGTAGCTCCCCTGTTAAGCTGATGGATGTAACAGTAAGCCCCTGGAGGCATTTTCAAAAGTTGGTTGAATCATATTGCACCTTCAAAATGCCACAACCTTGATCAACTGTATGATGTTATGGTAATAGGGAGTGCTTTTTTGGTCGCTGAAGTGCAATGGGTGTATTTTCACAGCAGAGCAGTACCACCAAACTTAagcaaaatatacattttgggATCTTAACTGGCCTCGTTACAGGAACACTCTGTCCAAGTGATATCCCAGATTTCCTCAGGGACACTTCACACTATTTTACTTCATGCTCCGAAGCCGAAGTCACTTGACTGAAGCATACAATAGCACATTCTGACCATTGCAGAATAGTAATGTTTTACTGATTTATCGCTTAAGATTTTCTATTGCTCACTCAGGTGAAGAAATCCCAAATGCCCTGATCCCAAATATATTTCTGTTTCCAGTTTAGTGTTCCAGTCCCACTCATTAATGAGGCCTAGTCATGCTGGTCTCACCTGAACACAGTGTGTTCTGTTACTGGAACGTATTGGAACAGAGTTTTAACCCGGTGAGAGAACTTTTCACTTATTGACCTTGATGTTTCATTTCAGATCCTTCAGACAACCTTCGGGAAATCCTTCAGAATGTTGCCAAGCAACAAGGAGTCTCCAACATGCGCAAACTCGGTCACCTGAACAACTTTATAAAGGTTTGTGGGGCAACATCTCAGCAGATATTAATTGTATGTAACGTTTGATTCTTTGTTTGAATGTGTTCTTACAAGTATCTTTGTCTCCATCTGTCACAGCTTCTCTGCAATGCAGGCCACTCAGAGGAGAAGCTTGGGTTTACACATGAAGAGATCATCATTTGGTGAGTCTTTCGAGAAATGAATCTCCAGTAGGGCTACATGTACAGGACTAGCTGTTTTTCTATCGGTTGATTTTGTGATGTTTCCAGTTCCACTATAGAATGATTTTGCCATGATAATGAAGTCTAGTGCAGATTTGTTGTTCCTTACTTTACcgatctttctctcactctctctttctctctctctatctctcactcacgTCCCGTCCTGCCCCTTTTCTAGTCTCCGGTTAGCGCTGTTAAATGAGGCTAAGGAGGTGCGAGCTGCAGGCCTTAGGGCTCTACGCTACCTGATCAGAGACAGCGCTATTCTCCAGAAGGTCCTCCGTCTTCAGGTGGACTACCTGATCGCCAGGTGAGTGCTACATCTGAacggtgtgtgtttgtgacttATCCCAATGTTGAGCCAACTTAACCTTTCAACCACTGAGTGACTGAGTATCTCCTTCTCCAGGTGCATAGACATCCAGCAAAGCAATGAGGTGGAgaggacacaggctctcaggctGGTGCGAAAGGTGAGACACCCCAACCTCTCCTTAACTAAATTAATTTCATGCATAGTGTACCGTTCAGTAAGATGTTGAGGTATGACCagttatttaagtgataatgccctagaagccagtgtttggaggatatattggcacgagtgttgttaggcccgagacgaaatCGAGTGCCGGCaaatcacttttatacaacgggttaccaacatattcaaataatgatttacatattttcataaatgttattttgattaatttattcatactatttcgtccttccacaagatatagtctcaacacaaatctagggtttctacccaagccggctgatcgttcgttctatcggttcggttgccagagacgcgacccagtcattcagtctttttgttctaaatgttctattgccatactggctggcaatgttcttatcccttgcttgctagctagccaactatggctaacttacagtcacgtcaaacagtgcagccagaataacaacaaagtagctgcatttgcagttgtttaagctgttttctcgtgacatttatttggatacatccaaaACAATGAACTAATGATGcgtgatttcacctggcatagaaaatgtgctctcgtcaggacactgttttgttgttcagaggagctagccaacagcacagctaacacaatcacttcaaactgaatctggaaagactgcaaactaccTGCACTTCGTTTcattttacctgttttctattgacatttctttgtatatatccataaaaatgatgcagattcatgatttcgactggctgagaaaagctgcctgcctgtctca
It encodes the following:
- the LOC121582186 gene encoding S-phase kinase-associated protein 2 isoform X2 translates to MLSLTEKSKRKKRQYFGECLDTENTPHELIQQWSPPHKQRVVCKGKENEDNQFVLARRPRKRREFSGLAWDSLPDELLLGILSCLPLQDLLRMSRVCKRWHRLAFDESLWHSVDLVGKAQLDQALGQMLTVGVLGLRCPHTCIGEPRFTHTQHLHVHHMDLSSCTVTTPVLDDIISRCRLLENLSLEGLELSDNIVQSLSQNTELVRLNLCGCSGFSPDSLSEILKSCSRLEELNLSCCDFSTDHVKAVVSNIPSNITQLNLSGYRQNLTMEDVKDLVERCPNLVNLDLSDSVLMTTSSFPILQQLQSLRHLALSRCYQIHPAALADFEKFPELQTLEVYGLVQDTYLPILSKGLPRLQINTRPFSGVARPTEATRRDRTMWGITCRLVFRP
- the LOC121582186 gene encoding S-phase kinase-associated protein 2 isoform X1, with the protein product MSHERALQELPCLNENLEGSMLSLTEKSKRKKRQYFGECLDTENTPHELIQQWSPPHKQRVVCKGKENEDNQFVLARRPRKRREFSGLAWDSLPDELLLGILSCLPLQDLLRMSRVCKRWHRLAFDESLWHSVDLVGKAQLDQALGQMLTVGVLGLRCPHTCIGEPRFTHTQHLHVHHMDLSSCTVTTPVLDDIISRCRLLENLSLEGLELSDNIVQSLSQNTELVRLNLCGCSGFSPDSLSEILKSCSRLEELNLSCCDFSTDHVKAVVSNIPSNITQLNLSGYRQNLTMEDVKDLVERCPNLVNLDLSDSVLMTTSSFPILQQLQSLRHLALSRCYQIHPAALADFEKFPELQTLEVYGLVQDTYLPILSKGLPRLQINTRPFSGVARPTEATRRDRTMWGITCRLVFRP